A section of the Tenrec ecaudatus isolate mTenEca1 chromosome 15, mTenEca1.hap1, whole genome shotgun sequence genome encodes:
- the LOC142427280 gene encoding LOW QUALITY PROTEIN: cytochrome c oxidase subunit 5B, mitochondrial-like (The sequence of the model RefSeq protein was modified relative to this genomic sequence to represent the inferred CDS: inserted 2 bases in 1 codon; substituted 1 base at 1 genomic stop codon) codes for MASRLLFEAGVLAAQALRARGPNGVAATHSMATGGNIPMDEEQAMGLEREIMLATCKGLDAYNMLAPKAATGTKEDRNLVPSITNKRIVGCMCEEDHSXWLHKGDAQXCPNCGTHYKLVPHQLAH; via the exons ATGGCCTCAAGGTTACTTTTCGAAGCTGGAGTGTTGGCAGCTCAGGCCCTGAGGGCCCGCGGCCCCAATGGGGTGGCCGCCACACACAGTATGGCGACTGGAGGCAACATCCCTATGGACGAAGAGCAGGCGATGGGGCTGGAGAGGGAGATCATGTTAGCCACATGCAAAGGGCTGGATGCATACAATATGCTTGCTCCAAAGGCAGCCACAGGCACCAAAGAGGACCGTAATTTAGTCCCCTCCATCACCAACAAGCGAATCGTGGGCTGCATGTGTGAAGAGGACCACAG TTGGCTGCACAAAGGTGATGCTCAGTGATGCCCTAACTGTGGAACCCATTACAAGCTGGTGCCCCACCAGTTAGCCCACTGA